The Vidua chalybeata isolate OUT-0048 chromosome 6, bVidCha1 merged haplotype, whole genome shotgun sequence genome has a segment encoding these proteins:
- the GREM1 gene encoding gremlin-1, whose translation MVRTLYAIGALFLLIGFQLPAAEGRKRNRGSQGAIPPPVKDQPNDSEQMQTQQQSGSRHRERGKGTSMPAEEVLESSQEALHITERKYLKRDWCKTQPLKQTIHEEGCNSRTIINRFCYGQCNSFYIPRHVRKEEGSFQSCSFCKPKKFTTMTVTLNCPELQPPRKKKRITRVKECRCISIDLD comes from the coding sequence ATGGTCCGCACACTGTATGCCATCGGTGCCTTGTTTCTTCTGATCGGAtttcagctgccagcagctgaaggGAGAAAGCGGAATCGTGGATCTCAAGGTGCTATCCCTCCTCCTGTCAAGGATCAGCCCAATGATTCGGAGCAAatgcagacacagcagcagtcAGGCTCCAGGCATCGAGAGCGAGGAAAAGGCACCTCGATGCCTGCTGAAGAGGTGCTGGAGTCCAGTCAGGAGGCACTGCACATCACTGAGCGCAAGTACCTAAAGCGGGATTGGTGTAAAACCCAGCCCCTCAAACAAACTATCCACGAAGAAGGCTGCAACAGTCGTACCATTATCAACAGGTTCTGCTATGGCCAGTGCAATTCCTTCTATATCCCCAGGCACGTCCGTAAAGAAGAAGGCTCCTTCCAGTCCTGTTCCTTCTGCAAGCCCAAGAAATTCACCACCATGACTGTTACACTCAATTGCCCCGAGCTTCAGCccccaagaaagaaaaaaagaatcacaagAGTTAAGGAGTGCCGGTGTATATCTATTGACTTGGACTAA